One window of Desulfobaculum bizertense DSM 18034 genomic DNA carries:
- a CDS encoding EAL domain-containing protein gives MNKPRLFTRIFLLLLIGMGIWVIVLSSYTLWREKNRQIISLQEKGLLLAQSMALDKLQRLESADQKYLNELLAKYVSLRGIDYLLLIDGTNSIRAQAFSSALPFPAQWLIRNVTHGTSSTYSVIDGGENDILQLAWPLPSSTGTLLIGMSMMPIHDFLTRSLSHIQALSLIFFAILGAAGYYLSRSVTAPISELIEFSHRVANHDFTAKLNADPTSQDEISVLSRVAFRTVCEVKNHIVMLEKKLSAATQENEQSLQQLYTIVHSMPDALIVCAQDGTILRANKTCLRLFSLSAEGVLLKNISDFLDSSLEELLTSFGTTLSELVQHSDEYPKTAELTLRQDGLSIPISLSMNAVMRKDENYCILILRDISDCKLMETQLREIGQKLELRVADRTERLEHVIAQLRAEMEERKRVEQALRAAEADYRSIFENTIEGIFRMSDDGHFTDANPALAKMFGFEQPREILDALRSGNFTLIPPVDFDRVLQHLSQHDELHNYELRSHKKDGTSVWLSLNARRVLDKDRQLLHLEGSLDDITKRIKSEEELRHRAFHDPLTALPNRDFFQSHLQKALNRFQRNREYKSAVLYLDLDRFKLINDSLGHSTGDQLLRHTSSILQNCVRNMDTVARFGGDEFAVLLEGFHAPRECITVAKRILKEIEKPVVIDGCEVFTSASIGIVIVTDEYCSPDAVLRDADTAMYRAKEMGRSRFKVFNQKMHDQAMRQLMLETDIRHSLSAGNFELYYQPILALSTGKPVALEALIRWNHPDMGLVLPSEFISIAEETGLILPLGEWVMREACSQVAAWRKEFNLSIPVSINLSARQFLKPSLVHDVRNILEETGTPPSLVTFEITESVLMKNTSAATEMLNLFKKMGITISMDDFGTGYSSFTYLTSFPIDILKIDQRFIARLEHEKHCRSIVKTLIGLAQNLGLLVVAEGVATPEQAQILASFDCPYAQGFLYSRPLPAQQIETLIGQPLLARAE, from the coding sequence ATGAACAAACCCCGCCTCTTTACCCGTATTTTTCTTCTTCTCCTCATTGGCATGGGAATCTGGGTCATCGTCCTCAGCTCCTATACTCTCTGGCGGGAAAAAAACAGGCAGATTATCTCGTTGCAGGAAAAAGGACTGCTCCTTGCCCAAAGCATGGCTCTGGACAAGCTCCAGCGTCTCGAATCCGCAGACCAAAAATATCTTAATGAGCTTCTCGCTAAGTATGTTTCTCTCAGGGGCATTGACTATCTGCTCCTTATTGACGGAACAAACAGCATTCGGGCGCAGGCCTTTTCTTCTGCCCTGCCCTTTCCTGCCCAATGGCTCATCAGGAATGTCACCCACGGCACGAGTTCCACGTACTCGGTCATCGACGGAGGTGAAAACGACATCCTCCAGCTTGCCTGGCCTCTGCCCAGCAGCACTGGCACTCTGCTCATTGGCATGTCCATGATGCCAATTCATGACTTTTTGACCCGAAGCCTGAGCCACATTCAGGCCCTGAGTCTTATTTTCTTCGCCATACTTGGCGCGGCAGGCTATTACCTTTCCCGTTCCGTCACGGCCCCTATTTCTGAGCTTATTGAGTTCAGCCACCGCGTTGCCAATCATGATTTCACAGCAAAACTCAACGCGGACCCCACAAGTCAGGATGAAATTTCTGTCCTGAGCCGCGTTGCCTTCAGAACGGTCTGCGAAGTCAAGAACCACATCGTCATGCTCGAAAAAAAGCTTTCCGCAGCAACGCAGGAAAATGAGCAGTCTCTTCAGCAGCTCTACACCATTGTGCACAGCATGCCAGATGCCCTGATTGTCTGCGCTCAGGATGGCACCATTTTACGCGCCAACAAAACCTGCCTTCGCCTCTTTTCTCTTTCGGCCGAGGGCGTCCTGCTCAAAAACATCAGTGACTTTCTGGACAGCAGTCTCGAAGAACTTCTGACCTCTTTTGGCACCACTCTTTCCGAGCTGGTCCAGCACTCAGACGAATACCCCAAAACAGCAGAGCTGACACTCAGGCAAGACGGCCTCAGCATCCCCATTTCTCTCAGCATGAACGCCGTCATGCGCAAGGACGAGAACTACTGCATTCTTATTTTACGCGACATTTCAGACTGCAAGCTCATGGAAACGCAACTTCGGGAAATAGGTCAGAAGCTTGAGCTTCGCGTCGCCGACCGGACCGAGCGTCTTGAACATGTCATTGCCCAGCTTCGAGCAGAAATGGAGGAGCGCAAGCGTGTTGAGCAGGCCTTACGAGCTGCTGAGGCCGACTATCGCAGCATTTTCGAGAACACCATCGAAGGCATTTTCCGCATGAGCGACGACGGGCACTTCACCGACGCCAACCCCGCTCTTGCCAAGATGTTTGGTTTTGAGCAGCCTCGCGAAATTTTAGACGCCCTGCGCAGTGGAAACTTCACCCTCATTCCTCCCGTGGACTTTGACCGTGTGCTTCAGCATCTTTCCCAGCACGACGAGTTACACAACTATGAGCTTCGCTCGCACAAAAAAGACGGCACCAGTGTGTGGCTCTCTCTCAACGCCCGACGGGTTCTCGACAAGGATCGCCAGCTCCTTCATCTCGAAGGCTCTCTGGATGACATCACCAAACGCATTAAATCCGAAGAAGAACTTCGCCACCGCGCCTTTCACGACCCGCTCACAGCACTGCCAAACCGCGATTTCTTTCAGTCGCATCTCCAGAAAGCCCTCAACCGTTTTCAGCGCAATCGTGAGTACAAATCCGCGGTCCTTTATCTTGATCTCGACCGTTTCAAGCTCATCAACGATTCCCTCGGTCACTCCACAGGCGATCAGCTTTTGCGCCACACCTCGTCCATTCTCCAGAACTGTGTCCGGAACATGGACACTGTGGCCCGTTTTGGCGGGGACGAATTCGCCGTCCTGCTCGAAGGTTTTCACGCACCCCGCGAATGCATCACTGTTGCCAAGCGTATTTTGAAAGAAATTGAGAAGCCCGTCGTCATTGACGGTTGCGAGGTCTTCACCTCTGCGAGCATTGGCATCGTTATTGTCACTGACGAGTATTGCTCGCCCGACGCCGTTCTTCGCGACGCCGACACAGCCATGTATCGCGCCAAGGAAATGGGCCGCAGCCGATTCAAGGTCTTCAACCAAAAAATGCACGATCAGGCCATGCGTCAGCTCATGCTTGAGACTGACATTCGGCACTCCCTTTCCGCCGGGAACTTTGAGCTGTATTACCAGCCCATTCTTGCCCTCAGCACCGGAAAGCCTGTCGCCCTCGAAGCCCTCATTCGCTGGAATCATCCCGACATGGGACTTGTCCTTCCTTCGGAATTTATTTCCATCGCCGAAGAAACAGGCCTCATTCTCCCCCTTGGCGAATGGGTCATGCGCGAAGCCTGTTCGCAGGTCGCCGCCTGGCGCAAAGAATTCAACCTCTCCATCCCCGTGAGCATCAACCTCTCTGCGCGTCAGTTTCTCAAGCCGTCCCTCGTCCACGACGTGCGCAACATTCTTGAGGAAACAGGCACTCCTCCCAGTTTGGTCACCTTCGAAATCACCGAATCCGTGCTCATGAAGAACACCAGCGCTGCAACCGAAATGCTCAACCTTTTTAAAAAAATGGGCATCACCATCAGCATGGATGACTTCGGCACTGGCTACTCGTCCTTTACCTATCTCACCAGCTTCCCCATTGATATTCTCAAGATAGACCAGCGCTTTATCGCACGTCTTGAGCACGAAAAGCATTGCCGCTCCATCGTCAAGACTCTCATCGGACTCGCCCAGAACCTCGGACT
- a CDS encoding D-2-hydroxyacid dehydrogenase, which translates to MKIVVLDGFTLNPGDNPWSALQELGDVEVFDRTDAEDVLERSEGAEVIVTNKVVLNAETIASLPELKCIAVSATGYDCVDISAAAERGIPVCNIPGYGTNAVAQFVMALLMELNHRIEIHDQSVKAGEWTSNQDWCYWKSPQIELTGQTMGIIGYGAIGSRVGELAHAFGMKVMASTRSQKPKPDMRHFEWASMEEVFEKADVITLHCPLTSENTEFINAKLLARMKSNAVLINTARGKLVNEADLAEALNTGVIRGAGLDVVSTEPVQPDNPLLKAKNCIVTPHIAWASLTARNNLMRMLVSNVKAYVDGRPSHVVNEKLLAK; encoded by the coding sequence ATGAAGATTGTTGTACTTGATGGGTTTACATTAAATCCTGGTGATAATCCCTGGTCTGCATTGCAGGAGCTTGGAGATGTCGAGGTCTTTGATCGTACGGACGCTGAAGACGTTCTGGAACGCTCCGAAGGTGCCGAAGTCATTGTGACAAACAAGGTTGTGCTGAATGCAGAAACCATTGCCAGCCTTCCAGAGCTGAAATGCATTGCTGTTTCGGCAACGGGATATGATTGTGTCGATATTTCTGCAGCTGCTGAACGCGGTATCCCTGTGTGCAATATTCCGGGCTACGGAACGAATGCGGTTGCCCAGTTTGTCATGGCTTTGCTCATGGAGCTGAATCATCGGATTGAGATCCACGACCAGAGCGTGAAGGCTGGAGAATGGACGTCAAATCAGGACTGGTGCTACTGGAAAAGTCCGCAGATTGAGCTGACGGGGCAGACAATGGGCATTATCGGCTACGGTGCCATCGGAAGCCGTGTTGGTGAGCTGGCTCATGCCTTTGGCATGAAGGTTATGGCGAGTACCCGGAGTCAAAAGCCCAAGCCTGACATGCGCCATTTTGAATGGGCCAGCATGGAAGAGGTGTTTGAAAAGGCAGATGTGATTACGCTGCACTGCCCGCTAACGTCCGAAAATACAGAGTTCATCAACGCCAAGCTTTTGGCCCGGATGAAAAGCAATGCCGTGCTTATTAATACCGCACGGGGCAAGCTGGTGAATGAGGCTGATCTCGCAGAAGCTCTGAATACTGGCGTTATCCGTGGAGCAGGACTGGATGTTGTCTCTACAGAGCCAGTTCAGCCGGATAATCCGCTTCTGAAAGCCAAAAACTGCATTGTGACTCCGCACATCGCGTGGGCATCACTCACCGCACGGAATAATCTGATGCGGATGCTTGTGAGCAATGTCAAAGCGTACGTTGATGGTCGTCCCAGTCACGTCGTGAATGAAAAGCTTTTGGCGAAATAA
- a CDS encoding VanZ family protein gives MQHKASPPEVQRTFFAILMAGIALLLTLSLMSDFMPPYRPLYGPVSLDNVLHGLAFACLACVAPLAFPQRLTALASLVFLALLGFSLEFWQIFLPTRRCTIEDALANLLGITIGGIIGFCLRKAVFKRFPPSQSSPCASHKKAPR, from the coding sequence ATGCAGCACAAAGCATCCCCTCCAGAAGTGCAGCGAACTTTTTTTGCCATTCTTATGGCTGGTATCGCCCTGCTCCTGACCCTGAGCCTCATGTCTGATTTCATGCCACCCTACAGGCCCCTGTATGGTCCCGTGAGTCTGGACAACGTGCTCCACGGTCTTGCCTTTGCCTGCCTTGCCTGCGTTGCACCTCTGGCCTTTCCTCAGCGCCTGACCGCGCTTGCCTCTCTTGTCTTTTTGGCACTTTTGGGCTTTTCGCTCGAATTCTGGCAAATTTTTCTGCCAACCCGGCGCTGTACCATTGAAGATGCCCTTGCCAATCTTTTGGGCATCACCATTGGTGGCATCATCGGATTTTGCCTGCGCAAAGCCGTGTTCAAGCGCTTCCCACCCTCGCAGTCTTCTCCCTGCGCATCACACAAAAAAGCCCCTCGCTAA
- a CDS encoding AMP-binding protein encodes MKKLTPSSYEEFCKDFCLDLPDHFNFAFDVLDKLAEETPDKLALIHVGPDHVRREYTFQWLAEASCRLANTLSERGVKKGDRVMLILFRRIDFWVSMMALHRLGAVAIPSPHLLTAKDITYRMHAAKVRAVVCEDSVAATVERASQDVPSLVAKFQCGPGPVLPGWDDMKTACANSANSFPRPADSAGGEDPLLVFFSSGTTGQPKMVVHKHNYVMGHAVTGMYWHDLRPGDLHLTVADTGWGKAIWGKMYGQWMAGATVFVYDFRGKFDAADLLTVMSKNKVTSFCAPPTVYRFMVREELEKFDLSHLRHCTTAGELLNTSVFNDWKRVTGLSIYEGYGQTETTLQIATFPFMEPKPGSIGKPVPGWDIVLLNKRDELCSTGEEGEICIRLTNGTPAGLFLEYVDEPEKTKSVRYNGFYHTGDKAWRDEDGYYWFLGRVDDLIKSSGYRVGPYEVESALVSHEAVLEAAVTGVPDPVRGQAVKATVVLARGFSASPELAKALQQHVKTVTAPYKYPRVVEFVDELPKTLSGKIKRGEIRKSDLKRFDETSARPHLVEVPRRVAAAR; translated from the coding sequence ATGAAAAAGCTGACCCCTTCCTCATACGAGGAATTCTGTAAAGACTTCTGTCTGGATCTTCCCGATCATTTTAATTTTGCTTTTGATGTGCTGGACAAACTTGCCGAAGAAACTCCGGACAAGCTTGCCCTCATTCATGTTGGCCCCGACCATGTCCGCCGGGAATACACATTCCAGTGGCTGGCCGAGGCATCCTGCCGACTCGCAAACACCCTGTCTGAACGCGGAGTCAAAAAAGGCGACCGGGTCATGCTGATCCTCTTCCGCCGCATTGACTTCTGGGTTTCCATGATGGCCCTGCACCGTCTTGGTGCTGTTGCCATCCCTTCCCCTCATCTGCTGACTGCCAAAGACATCACCTACCGCATGCACGCCGCCAAGGTTCGTGCCGTGGTCTGTGAGGACTCTGTTGCGGCCACTGTTGAGCGTGCAAGTCAGGATGTGCCGAGTCTTGTAGCAAAATTCCAGTGCGGACCAGGGCCTGTCCTGCCCGGCTGGGATGACATGAAAACCGCCTGCGCAAACAGTGCAAACAGCTTTCCGCGCCCTGCGGATTCTGCTGGTGGAGAAGATCCTCTGCTGGTCTTCTTTTCCTCTGGCACCACAGGACAGCCCAAAATGGTCGTGCACAAGCACAACTATGTGATGGGACATGCTGTTACAGGCATGTACTGGCACGACCTGCGTCCCGGAGACCTGCACCTGACCGTGGCCGACACGGGCTGGGGCAAGGCAATCTGGGGCAAAATGTATGGGCAGTGGATGGCTGGTGCTACGGTCTTTGTCTATGACTTCCGTGGCAAGTTTGATGCAGCAGACCTGCTCACCGTCATGAGCAAGAACAAGGTCACATCGTTCTGTGCTCCGCCAACCGTATACCGTTTCATGGTGCGCGAGGAGCTGGAGAAATTTGATCTTTCACACCTTCGGCACTGCACCACGGCTGGTGAGCTGCTGAACACCAGCGTTTTCAATGACTGGAAACGCGTGACCGGGCTTTCCATCTATGAAGGCTATGGCCAGACGGAAACAACGCTACAAATCGCGACGTTCCCGTTCATGGAGCCAAAGCCCGGGTCCATCGGCAAGCCAGTACCGGGCTGGGACATCGTTTTGCTGAACAAGCGGGACGAACTCTGCTCGACTGGTGAAGAAGGTGAAATCTGCATCCGACTCACAAACGGCACGCCAGCGGGGCTTTTCCTCGAATACGTGGATGAACCGGAAAAAACCAAATCCGTGCGCTACAACGGCTTTTACCACACAGGTGACAAGGCGTGGCGCGATGAAGACGGCTATTACTGGTTTCTGGGCCGGGTTGATGATCTCATCAAAAGCTCCGGCTACCGCGTTGGTCCTTATGAAGTAGAAAGTGCTCTGGTTTCTCACGAAGCCGTTCTGGAAGCAGCTGTGACAGGCGTTCCAGACCCGGTCCGAGGCCAGGCTGTCAAAGCGACGGTTGTGCTCGCCCGGGGCTTCTCCGCAAGCCCGGAACTTGCCAAGGCGCTTCAGCAGCACGTCAAGACCGTGACGGCTCCGTACAAATATCCCCGAGTAGTGGAATTTGTTGACGAGCTTCCCAAGACGCTATCCGGAAAAATCAAACGCGGAGAAATCCGCAAGTCTGATCTCAAGCGCTTTGATGAGACATCTGCCCGACCTCATCTTGTCGAAGTGCCCCGCCGGGTAGCCGCAGCGCGTTAA
- a CDS encoding helix-turn-helix domain-containing protein, with protein METVTQAYKEIAPRLVGLRDALGMSTRELAERVHVDEATLVGYESGTVEIPVSFLFNVAQACDIDLTALLSGADAHLSTYSHVKSDEGLAVTRRRDYDYRSLAYKFTGRKMEPFKVRVPAREPEELHFATHPGQEFIYLLTGRLEIRLDQNTVTLEPGDSFYFGSETPHALRGLDGQDAEFIDVII; from the coding sequence ATGGAAACAGTAACTCAGGCGTACAAAGAAATCGCCCCCCGACTCGTCGGGCTACGTGATGCTCTGGGAATGAGCACACGCGAGCTTGCCGAACGGGTTCACGTCGATGAGGCGACGCTTGTGGGTTACGAGTCCGGGACTGTTGAAATCCCGGTCAGTTTCCTCTTTAACGTTGCGCAGGCCTGCGACATCGACCTGACAGCGCTACTTTCAGGTGCGGATGCGCATCTTAGTACCTACTCGCATGTCAAGTCAGACGAAGGTTTGGCTGTCACGCGGCGCAGGGACTATGACTATCGCAGTCTTGCCTACAAGTTCACAGGCCGGAAAATGGAACCGTTCAAGGTTCGGGTTCCTGCCCGCGAACCAGAGGAGCTGCATTTCGCAACCCATCCAGGTCAGGAATTCATCTACCTGCTCACTGGTCGGCTGGAAATCCGGCTCGACCAAAACACTGTCACCCTGGAGCCGGGCGACAGCTTCTACTTTGGCTCCGAGACTCCACACGCATTACGCGGCCTCGATGGACAGGACGCGGAATTCATCGACGTCATTATCTAG
- a CDS encoding AMP-binding protein, producing MSTEAIRHITLGRILNETVSRYPDEDAVIYVDREFRLTWKEFGGLVDDLAKGLMALGIQRGEKLVLWATNLPYWVAFQFATAKIGAVLLPLNTSYKSAELEYALQQSEAENIFVMDRYYDTDYILTMYEKVPELRNSERGKLKSAKFPHLKRVGYLGAEKHRGMYSIPELTALGQSISEEDYTARQESLDPDDVVNMQYTSGTTGFPKGVMLTHKSIGNNGFWIGENQKFTHDDRLCLPVPLFHCFGCVLGVLAAVTHGTTMVIVEKFDPIMVMKSIEQERCTAVYGVPTMFIAILHHILFDKFDFSSLRTGIMAGSPCPVSVMREVMDKMYMKDITICYGLTESSPVMTQTRVDDSVERRTQTVGRAMPEVEVGVFDPETGEKCPNGTQGEICCRGYLLMKGYYKMPEATANAVDTEGWLHSGDLGVMDDEGYVSITGRLKDMIIRGGENIYPREIEEFLYTMEGVKDVQVAGVPSVKYGEELGAFVIVHKGADLTPEDVQDYCRGKIAWHKIPKYVAFVEEYPLTASGKIQKYKLREEASRLWPNA from the coding sequence ATGAGTACCGAAGCAATCCGTCACATCACTTTGGGGCGGATACTGAACGAGACAGTTTCCCGTTATCCTGACGAGGACGCCGTCATTTACGTCGACCGCGAATTCCGACTGACATGGAAAGAATTTGGGGGGCTTGTTGATGACCTCGCCAAGGGGCTTATGGCTCTGGGCATCCAGCGTGGGGAAAAGCTTGTCCTGTGGGCGACCAACCTCCCCTACTGGGTTGCGTTCCAGTTTGCCACAGCCAAAATTGGCGCAGTTCTCCTGCCGCTGAACACCAGCTACAAATCCGCTGAACTTGAGTACGCGCTCCAGCAGTCCGAGGCCGAAAATATCTTCGTCATGGATAGATATTATGACACGGACTACATCCTGACGATGTACGAAAAAGTTCCAGAGCTGCGAAACAGTGAACGCGGCAAACTCAAAAGCGCAAAATTTCCACACCTGAAACGCGTGGGTTACCTCGGTGCAGAAAAACACCGGGGAATGTACTCCATTCCTGAACTGACTGCACTTGGCCAGTCGATTTCGGAAGAAGACTATACAGCGCGCCAGGAGAGCCTTGACCCTGACGATGTGGTCAACATGCAATACACATCCGGGACCACGGGCTTTCCAAAGGGCGTTATGCTGACGCACAAAAGCATCGGCAATAATGGCTTCTGGATTGGGGAAAACCAAAAATTTACCCATGACGACCGCCTGTGCCTGCCGGTTCCACTCTTCCACTGCTTTGGCTGCGTGCTGGGCGTGCTGGCGGCAGTGACTCACGGCACCACAATGGTCATCGTAGAAAAATTTGATCCCATCATGGTGATGAAAAGCATTGAACAGGAACGCTGCACAGCTGTGTACGGCGTGCCCACAATGTTCATCGCCATCCTGCACCATATCCTGTTCGACAAATTCGACTTTTCGAGCCTGCGAACAGGAATCATGGCGGGTTCTCCGTGTCCGGTTTCTGTCATGCGCGAAGTCATGGACAAAATGTACATGAAAGACATCACGATTTGCTACGGACTGACAGAGTCCAGCCCAGTGATGACCCAGACGCGTGTTGACGATTCTGTAGAGCGCCGTACCCAGACCGTTGGGCGCGCCATGCCCGAGGTTGAGGTCGGTGTCTTTGACCCGGAAACAGGAGAAAAATGCCCGAATGGCACGCAGGGTGAAATCTGCTGCCGCGGCTACCTGCTGATGAAAGGCTATTACAAGATGCCGGAGGCCACAGCCAATGCCGTTGATACTGAAGGCTGGCTGCACTCTGGTGATCTCGGCGTCATGGATGATGAAGGCTACGTCTCCATCACAGGGCGTCTGAAAGATATGATTATTCGCGGCGGGGAAAACATCTACCCCCGTGAAATTGAAGAATTCCTCTATACAATGGAGGGAGTAAAGGACGTTCAGGTCGCGGGAGTCCCCAGTGTCAAATATGGCGAAGAGCTTGGTGCCTTTGTCATTGTGCACAAGGGAGCCGACCTGACACCAGAAGACGTTCAGGATTACTGCCGCGGCAAAATCGCCTGGCACAAGATTCCGAAATACGTTGCATTCGTGGAGGAATATCCGCTGACAGCAAGCGGTAAAATTCAAAAGTATAAATTACGGGAAGAGGCGTCTCGGCTTTGGCCAAACGCCTAA
- a CDS encoding cupin domain-containing protein: MGTQKRGARIRMYRERQGLTVAELAERSGMSSEYISSVEAGEIQPALGVMVKLARTLGTRLGTFMDDELTPDPLITRLKDRTSETVGHSGSSPSTDMVYHHLGRGKADRSMEPFFIRLEPQDNDGELSSHEGEEFIIVVSGEVMLRYGKETHILRAGDSMYYNSVVPHHVSAYGDSAAEIHAVIYVPA, encoded by the coding sequence ATGGGTACCCAGAAAAGAGGTGCGCGCATCCGGATGTATCGGGAGCGCCAAGGGTTAACTGTGGCCGAACTCGCTGAACGTAGCGGGATGTCGTCGGAATATATCAGCTCTGTTGAGGCGGGAGAGATCCAGCCTGCACTGGGCGTCATGGTTAAACTTGCGCGGACTCTTGGCACACGACTTGGAACCTTCATGGATGACGAGTTAACGCCGGACCCACTCATCACGCGCCTTAAAGACCGCACATCCGAAACTGTTGGCCATTCTGGCAGCTCACCATCCACAGACATGGTTTACCATCACCTTGGTCGCGGCAAAGCCGACCGGTCGATGGAGCCCTTTTTCATCAGACTAGAGCCTCAGGACAATGACGGCGAACTGTCCTCCCATGAAGGAGAAGAGTTCATAATTGTTGTTTCTGGGGAAGTCATGCTGCGTTACGGTAAGGAAACACACATCCTGAGAGCCGGGGACAGCATGTACTACAATTCCGTGGTTCCGCACCACGTCTCTGCCTACGGAGACAGCGCTGCGGAGATCCATGCCGTGATTTACGTCCCGGCCTGA
- a CDS encoding class I SAM-dependent methyltransferase: protein MDSQCVYEKDHDEYGTVARVYDACTAPFLRENRELLAATVRSAQGPFLDICCGTGLQLVALDAAPHLQPIIGIDLSAAMLQKASPRASQHGFSLVQGNAGQLPFPPASFGIVALSFALHEKVWPCALQLVRSAFSVLRPSGLFITTDYLPRASASSWGFFLSAIIERAAGLQHFRNWQDYHRRGALGALIREARLPSPLRPLSHHVFASRVACMDVFQKAKD, encoded by the coding sequence ATGGACTCGCAGTGTGTTTATGAAAAGGACCATGACGAATATGGAACAGTTGCGCGTGTTTACGACGCGTGTACTGCCCCCTTTCTTCGGGAAAATCGTGAGCTGCTCGCGGCAACTGTTCGCAGTGCGCAAGGCCCTTTTCTCGACATCTGTTGTGGAACTGGACTCCAGCTCGTCGCCCTCGATGCTGCGCCTCATCTCCAGCCTATCATAGGCATTGACCTCTCCGCTGCGATGTTACAAAAAGCCTCCCCCCGTGCCTCGCAGCATGGCTTTTCTCTCGTTCAGGGCAATGCAGGGCAGCTCCCCTTCCCTCCAGCATCCTTTGGCATTGTTGCCCTCAGTTTCGCCCTCCATGAGAAGGTTTGGCCCTGTGCTCTTCAACTCGTCCGTTCCGCCTTTTCCGTCCTTCGCCCCAGCGGTCTCTTCATTACAACCGATTATCTCCCCCGTGCTTCCGCCTCTTCATGGGGCTTTTTTTTGAGTGCGATCATTGAGCGCGCCGCAGGGCTTCAGCATTTTCGGAACTGGCAGGACTATCATCGGCGCGGCGCCCTTGGTGCCCTCATTCGTGAGGCTCGCCTCCCTTCCCCCCTCCGCCCCCTCTCTCATCACGTCTTCGCCTCGCGCGTCGCCTGCATGGACGTCTTTCAGAAGGCTAAAGATTAG
- a CDS encoding DUF3179 domain-containing protein → MKKFRTSLTLSTVLAASLLCVSPTVSHAINLTDSHLRTYQKFTVGSATERDAVRPIDRPAFVSAEDAALFLESDEQVFLEEPAVTGREALVYPLRVLARHEVVNLEQDGVLRSLTFCPLTGSLACFVGELDGTPFSLGTTGMLVSSNRVLYDRATGSKWSQILGQALGGQLKGKTLRRSPVIWTTWDKARAAYPNLRVLARPRSGTAPSKYGHNPYGEYKDLQSYFRNNALFFPPMHIDERFPLKEHIIGATDADAALAVSYSAMLKQKAISIDVGLSTIAALYDSRLGAVRLFSAVLEGQTLHFTASNGRIIDRETHSVWDPYGKAISGPLHSSQLRRLPETHSMWFAWKAFHPFTAYWNGKLHFPLPQ, encoded by the coding sequence ATGAAAAAGTTCCGCACGTCACTTACTCTGTCGACCGTTTTGGCTGCCTCGCTCCTTTGCGTCAGCCCAACAGTTTCCCATGCCATAAATCTGACAGACAGCCACCTGCGGACCTATCAAAAATTTACAGTCGGCTCCGCTACCGAGCGCGATGCTGTCCGTCCAATTGACAGGCCAGCCTTTGTCAGCGCCGAGGACGCCGCTCTGTTTCTCGAATCAGACGAGCAGGTCTTTCTCGAAGAACCCGCCGTCACAGGTCGCGAAGCCCTCGTCTATCCGCTCCGCGTCCTCGCAAGGCACGAAGTCGTCAACCTTGAGCAGGACGGCGTTCTTCGCTCCCTCACCTTCTGCCCCCTGACAGGCTCACTCGCCTGCTTTGTCGGCGAGCTTGATGGCACTCCCTTTTCTCTCGGTACAACCGGAATGCTCGTCAGCTCCAACCGCGTCCTGTATGACCGCGCAACAGGAAGCAAGTGGTCACAGATTCTAGGGCAGGCCCTCGGTGGGCAGCTCAAAGGCAAAACCCTTCGGCGCTCTCCCGTTATCTGGACAACCTGGGACAAGGCTCGCGCTGCCTATCCCAACCTTCGCGTCCTCGCCCGCCCTCGCTCCGGTACCGCCCCGTCAAAATATGGGCACAACCCGTATGGCGAGTACAAGGACCTGCAAAGCTATTTCAGGAACAACGCTCTCTTTTTCCCGCCAATGCACATCGACGAGCGCTTTCCGCTCAAAGAGCACATCATCGGAGCAACTGACGCTGACGCAGCCCTCGCCGTCTCGTACAGTGCTATGCTCAAGCAGAAAGCCATCAGCATTGACGTCGGACTCTCCACCATTGCCGCCCTCTACGACTCGCGCCTCGGTGCCGTGCGGCTCTTCTCCGCGGTCCTCGAAGGGCAAACCCTTCACTTCACCGCAAGCAACGGCCGCATCATTGACCGAGAAACGCACTCCGTCTGGGACCCCTACGGCAAAGCCATCTCTGGACCACTTCACAGCTCACAGCTTCGGAGACTTCCAGAAACCCACTCCATGTGGTTTGCATGGAAAGCCTTTCACCCCTTCACAGCCTACTGGAATGGAAAACTCCACTTCCCCCTCCCTCAATAA